From the Solea solea chromosome 7, fSolSol10.1, whole genome shotgun sequence genome, the window tacaactggtgagtgtaaagttttaaactccacagttcagagatgttgtataaacatgtatctcatcactttccctcttttctcagactccatggagtgcaccagttgtccagaggatttctggtccagcccccagcgtgatCACTGTGTCCCGAAGAAAACAGacttcctctcctaccatgagcctctgggtatctgcttgacaaccacctcactgttgggcacatttacttgtgttgttgttctgggcatcttcatccatcatcgcagcacacctatagttcgtgccaacaattcagaactcagtttccAGCTCTTGCTGTCACTAAAGTTCTGTTTCCTTTGctcattgctcttcattggacgacccagattatggacttgccaactaagacatgcagcatttggcatcagctttgtgctttgtgtctcatgtatcctggtgaaaaccatggtggttctggctgtgttcagggcctccaaaccaggaggtgagtccagtctgaagtggtttggtgctgtgcagcagagagggacagttctggttctgacttctgttcaagcagcaatctgcactgtctggcttgtctctgcttcaccagtgcctcataaaaacacacagtatcacagtgacaagatagtttatgagtgtgcagttgggtccacagttggttttgcagttttacttggttatattggtttactggccttcctcagttgtttgttagcttttcttgcaaggaatcttccagacagtttcaatgaggccaaactcatcactttcagcatgctgatcttctgtgcagtgtgggtggcctttgtccctgcttacatcagctcaccaggcaaatatgcagatgcagtggaggtatttgccatcctggcctccagttttggcatcttggtggcactgtttggacccaaatgttatataatcctgttgagaccagagaaaaacacaaagaaagccatcatgggtcgaGGCATTGGGTCATAAAAACTGCAAGGAACAGAATTTGTCAATTCTAGCTACCTTCTACATACAAAAATACTGGTAGAACAATACTACTACCAAGAAAGAGGGTTTAtggtaattaaatgtttttatctaATATATTCATGATCACTAAAAAATTACCCCTTTTCAGCAACTATAAAAATTACAGGACACTTTTCTTCAAATCCCTTAAAGTCTATGAGTAAATTTGGCTCTGTTGATGCCTTCCCCGTTGTgggaataataaaatattatcaAATCTTTTCTTCTCCAACAAAAAGAGTAGATACGCCTGCATTTCTCTGCTATCTAGCTCCTCAGTAGCTCCTCACCATCACTAATTGTTTAACAGATGTCACCTTAAAAaatttcatcatcatcctcttcctaaCATAACCGTCAGCTCCCTAATTTGTTAACACTGCAGCTATTGACAACGGTTGTGGAGAGATGTCCTCCACAACAGAATGTCAGCTGTAGCACTATTGGCTACTCTACTTTACAATCACTATGGCGACAAGACCCTCCCTTGCAGCTTGTTTTCACCAGAAATATGTAAAGAGGTACTGTAAAAAGCTACTTGTGGTCAAAGAGTCATATCAGTAGGACTTTAAGGTCTTTGTTACTTTTAATGGTCCAAGTTAAACTCGCCTAAAAGAACTGCAGGAAACATACAATcaacataattaaaatgcatGTTCTGAAAATCTACCTATTGTTCTGATCCAaaacacaaagtgttttttcttaCTTACTTTTTGTTTGTACAGTTAAGGGATAAATTAACCCAGTGTCCATGTTTACcaacttttttgttgttctctTCCTTGCTGCCACCAACTGGACAGGGAAGTGTTTTACATGGAGCATAGGCAGTGCATAGCTGTTCCTGCGGGAACGAGATGGTGGGGTTCTCATTTATGTCCCATCGTGTAAATGGATGACAACATTTATCTCATGTGAACCATGTCACTCCTTTGTGGAATCGCGGGCTCGGACAAGAATTAAGTCTCTGAGCAAAGCAATACCATCAACCCTTTCCATTGCATTACATTTATTCTTGCATTACTCAAAAATTACTGGATCCATGTCCATGATGGCCAAAGttacaaattacaaattcaaagtATGTAAATCTATGTGTTGGGGGTTAGTGTACACACCCTATTTTATTTTGGAACGTGTAAAATGGAGTAGGATTGAATGTGCATGGAAATGGTGGATATAgataacagctcattattttgcaggcagTCTCATGGTGGATGTATGCAGCAGTTCATTATTAGGCAGTtagtctgttggtggatttaTTGACCAGCTCACTATTATCACTATGGCAGTCAGTCAGTGGATGTTTacaacagctcattatttggcagtcagtctgttgatgGATGTTCAAGAAACACATACACCATAACACCTGCAGGCACTGTACAGGCAGGTCACCAGCATTACTACAAGGTTGCACAGCTAAGGTGGATGACCTGAATTAGCATTggagtgtctttttttatcacagttaACAACAGTGCACACAGTGAGAGCTACGTTGTGTTTTGACTCAGGAAGTCAAAACACATGTCACCAAGCAATCAAATACaccaaacagaaaacaataggTAACATCACAGTgagtaaaaaacacaataacaaagaaagcagtttcaaaaaacattcaaactcacCATTGTTTTTAAGTATAATCTGTCGGCTTTTGTCGATGTTGAACTGTGACTCAGGAGCGAGTCTGCATGCAAAAAGTGCATGTGTAACGTGCATGAATTTCCCGTGCACCTCCTctcctaa encodes:
- the LOC131462855 gene encoding extracellular calcium-sensing receptor-like, encoding MARKKGEPECCFDCVPCSEGKISNTTDSMECTSCPEDFWSSPQRDHCVPKKTDFLSYHEPLGICLTTTSLLGTFTCVVVLGIFIHHRSTPIVRANNSELSFQLLLSLKFCFLCSLLFIGRPRLWTCQLRHAAFGISFVLCVSCILVKTMVVLAVFRASKPGGESSLKWFGAVQQRGTVLVLTSVQAAICTVWLVSASPVPHKNTQYHSDKIVYECAVGSTVGFAVLLGYIGLLAFLSCLLAFLARNLPDSFNEAKLGIQHITNCKPSNGTAANGDASLAEELNCFFPRFKVKPEELVTALPPALNNNNYTLSVQENEVRRVLRAVNPKKAAGPDGVTGRFLKECAEQLSKVFTKIFNLSLSKSIIPPCLKSATIVPVPKSLSSEALTTTARSPSHQSL